tgattcACAGAGCTCAATAGTTTCGCCAAGAGCCTCATCCTGGGGACTGAAGTTTCCCAGGTAACATTTTGGTGAAGGTCACGTGCTCAGGTGGTGGGGGCaagaaggctcaatccccagtagggacctaCAAGGGGCacctgatccatgattctctctcatcacatgtttctatccctctttccctctccctatctctctaaaatgaatatatatatagccaatgaaatataatgaatgagCATCAGGTGTTACAAATAATGTTTCTAGAGCTCGCTTCACTCTTAAATACAGGAGGTTACATTACTGTATGAACATCAGCATCTTCCAAGTATTCATCCTACACTGGCTATGGCAGTTAACATTAGGAAATATGGCTATTGAAAATGGGCCTGCTGTAGTTGTTTACCAATTCCCAAAGCAAATATTTCTGAAGCCTGATTACTGATGTAGAGTACTTATCTTTCTAAATTGTCCCATTTTTTGCTTCTTAGACAGCATGCAAAGATTGAGTCTTACAGGTAGTTGTTACCATAACTTTGATCACTTATAATAAGCACATTTAAGATAATTCTGATACCTTGTAATGTAACAACATTTTTCAACATCAGATTATTCCTCTAACTTCaccttttagttttcattttaaaaaaaatcaaaatgacattgtttctggatctattttgtttatggatttattttgttcattagattccacatatgagtgacatcatgtgacaacctttctctgactggcttatttcatttagcataatactctccaggtcaatccatgctgttgcaaatatttcTATCTTGCAAGTACTTCATCTGTCTTCTAATAGTTCCCTTCTAtagtagacattttattttaattgtataaaTCTATTTTCTTCCCTTAAAATTCTGAGAACCGGAATTTGAATTTTTggcaaaattatcttttatttcgatattttatctgatttttcttctaaatgacatagttttgtgtgtttattgtgaTCTTCTATTTTACCTTCCTCATACATCTGGCAtacctttttcatttatatttatgaataaaggacttactTCATTCACCTCGGTAAGTAGCATGGATCAGATCTAGAATTGTGATGTCCATTTCACTACTAGGGTTTTGCTCAAAATGGGAGAGTGGAGTGTGTCAGTTATTCAGTTGTTTTCTCCTTTGGAGATACATGGCATAGAGCTTACAGGTAGGATAGGAACCCTTTCTGATGCcaaaacaaacacaatatttcTTGTCGAGTAatactccctccacgttctgcgtggagtagggttcggtatctgaaagaggagccgcaaacaaatgagagaaaaagacaggagataattttgcaatattgggggaccaggcgggcaagtcccgaaggacttcctccactgctcaggctgctccaatcttttattgatctggagtagcccttagggtaaggaggtttcaatgacacacagatcagcaaacaatttccaggaatagacaaagtatctgattagctcatcaatagatttctgggagtaggcagagtatctgattaacaataatcaaccaggatctacataagtatctaaggaattaagggaactaaggtggggatgcttaaactattattacctaaattaactgggtggtgcacagttctgacctttgctagaacttcaaaggttactagcttttggggggtctctgtctaaactcagctagtgaagacaatgaatggactccggcaatTTCTCACATTGGAACGCTAGTGTTTTTTCCTTCTAGGAAAATGTGTCCTATTGTTTCCCTTCTCTGCAGGTCTGTAATTGTCTTACATTCATTCACTGTCTTGGAGTGTAGTTTGGGGAGATTAAAAGGCTCAGATGCCAAAGATCTTTACTGTACTATGTAAGTAGGGGTAGGGGAGAGTTAGAGCTGAGCAAGTTAAAACAGATCTGCTATTCACAGAGCAGCTATTTACTCTCACAATTGACCAAGGACCATCCACAGTGTAGCAATTTCATTTACTCTGATCTTAGAGTAAGGGGTCTCCATCTTTCCACCCAGAGgttaacaaatgttaatatttgcatattttagtaAACCAAAAACTGTAGGTTAAATACAAGAATCCTTTCTTTTAGGCCCTGCCCAATCCCATTCAATTCACCCTTTTCCCAGAGGTAAGCACAGCTGTGAtttaaggatatgttttatatgtttagCATGAACATTCACCCTCATTCAAAGGGCCAAAGACCTTCCACCTGACTGCACCCTCATATACATTGTTAATAAGGTGTaggttaattttgtgttttcccaGGTGCCACGAaatacctcctcctccatccagtTTCACATGGAATAACTCCTCCTCCATGCAGGGTCCCACGGAATACCTAGTACTCCATGCAGGGTCCAATGGAATcgatcctccctccctccatcagggtcctatggaatccctcctccgtcctccctccatcagggtcctatggaatccctcctccctccaccagggtcctatggaatccctcctccctcctccagcagGATCCTAAGGAATTCCTCTTCTCTCTATCCAGGGTAGTaaggaatccctcctccctcctccatcaggaacctatggaatccctcctctctcctccataGGGATCTTATGGAATCCCTCCTCACTCCAACCATCTGGGTCCTATGgaacccctcttccctccctccagggtCCTATagaattcctcctccctccatccagggtcatatggaatccctcctccctccgtcAGGGTCAAATGgtattcctcctccctccatccatggTCCTAAGgactgctcctccctcctccctacagGATCCTAttgaatccctcctccctccctccaactgGATGCTATGGAATCCTTTCTCCATCCCACCATCTGGGTCCTTTGTACTCCATCCTACCTCCTCCAACCAggatcctatggaatccctcctccctccatcagggtcctatggaatccctccctcctccctccatccagggtcccgaGCTGCACTAATTCAGGCCTGGGTGGAGACTCCTGGATAccgtttttaaaaatgaaatgtgagcGATTTGCACACAGGAATCAGAGAaagacctttatttatttaagaaccaATGACTTTATTTGAAGAGACAGCGAACCTTGAACATGGAACTGAGGTGCCCGTTTTGCACGGGCAATGTGGCCATGGGCATCCGGGCACGGGGCAGGGAGGCCCCCACGACTCTGGGGAAGGCAGTCCTGGTCAGTGCTCCTCTCCGTCGCCCAGGGTGAGCTTGTGGAGCAGGTCCTCCTCCAGGCCGGACTCGGGGGGCTGCATCTGGCGCAACTGGCTGATGTGGCCGCCCAGCTCCTGGAGGAAGGCGGCCTGTGGGTGCAGGCAGTGGCTCTCCAGGAACTCGCACAGGTGGGCGTCCTCCCGGTGGGTGGCCAGGCGGTGCAGGTGCTGCAGGCCCTGGTCCACTCTCTTCGCCATGAGCAGGGCCTGCTCCAGGGCCATCAGGCTGCTGTCCCACTCATGCTGCTGCGGCCAGGGGACCACCTCCAGCAGGACCCGGCCCCCGCGCTGGCTCTGCAGCCACATCAGCCGCTCCGCCTGCTCCCTATTCTTGAGGGCCCGCTTCTGGAAGTACTGGGAGCCCTGCTGCCAGGCCCGGCTCTGGAAGTAGCCGGCGATGGAGGTGTACACggaggctgagcagagctccaggCCGATCTGCTGGTTGATGGTGGCCTCGCAGTCTGGATGGTAGCCCTGGCGCTCAGAGGAGGGCGGAGGAGTGGCCATGTCTGCAGGCGCAGGAGCGGTCACAGGCCGAGTAGGAGTGGAGGAGGCCGGAAGGTCACAGGTGCATGCAGCTGGAGTCTCAGAAGAtcctgggtgagggcagggcaccgGAGACAGGCGGCTGGAGTCTCGGAAGGtcctgggtgagggcagggcaccgGAGTCAGGCGGTTGGGGTCTGGGAAGGtccagggtgagggcagggcaccgGAGACAGGCGGACGCAGCGACAGGACACGCGGGAGGCTGCGGGCCGCTGGCAGTGGCGGTTGGCTCTGAGGGGACCGGAAGCAGTGACCGTTactcagggcctgggggaggggcggggggccctCACAGGGGGGCGTGAGGGGGGcccgagcaggcaggcagtgctGACCTTCTCCGGATTCCATGCCCGATTCATGCTGGGCCCTGGCCttcctgacattttaaaatgtgacccATGAGGATAAGTGCGACTGCTGCCAGGACATCAACCGCACTTGGTTTCTCGGAGCAACTTGTGTGACTGTGGTCCTGATGTGGGTGTTTCCTTAACCACCGCCCAGCCCTTTTGGGGAATCATTGTTGCATCAGCATGAATCCCAAAGCTTCATCAGAATGACGTCAGCGTCCGCACCCACAGTTCCCACAGCCTGACCCTGGTCCTCGGCCTGGTGACGCCAGCGACATCCACTTCCTCCTGTTCACCATCAAGGCCCCCCTCTCTGCAGGCAGAGCCCGGCCTCCACAGCCTCACAGACTCTCCGCCTCCCATCTTCCCTCCTGTGAACTTGCCTTCCCCCCCTTTACTCTGTCTCCTCTCCATCCCTCAGCACAGCCCAGACACCCATTCCTCCCGCCCTGTCTGCCCCAACGGGGACAGTTCCCGTGGTCTCAATGCTGAcatcctaaagattccatcaaaatgCTATTAGATTGgtaaatgaatttagtaaagttacaggataaaaaattagtattcagaaatccatagcatttttatgTACCAATCATGAAACATcagaaaagaaatttagaaaacatcccatttacaattgcatcaaaaataccTAGCAGtacatttaaccaaagaggtaaaacgTCTGAACTCTGAAAATAATGACACACTGAAGAATGCAACTGAAGGggaagcaaataaatgaaagcatatactgTTTCTTATGGATAGGAACAGTTAATGtaaaaaatgtccatagtaccaaAAGGAAtatatagattcaacacaatcaaTATCAACATACCAATGGCATTTACCATAGAACtggaacaaataatccaaaaatttatatggaaaaacaaagacaccaaatagccacagcaatcttgagaaaggagaacaaagttggaggtatcatgctaccgtTGATAAAACTATTCTACAAGcccacagtaatcaaaacaacatggtactggcataagatgtatagatcaatggaacagaataacccAGAAACAAACTCACACCTATACGGGACATTAATCTATGGCTAACGAGGGAAGAACTTACAATGGGATAAGCacagtctagtccagtgatggcgaaccttgtgagctcggcttgccagcattttgaaaaatccttacttaactctggtgccctgtcacatatagaaattttttgatatttgtaaccatagtaaaaaaaaaagacttatatttttgatatttattttatatatttcaatgccatttaacacagaaaaatcaaccaaaaaatgagttcgcctgtcacctctgacacgcgtgtcataggttcgccatcactctagtcaataaatggtgttgggaaaactggacaaatatatgcaaaaatgatACTAGACCATTTTCTTACACTATATAtcagaataaactcaaaactgattaaagacttaaatataagatgcaaaaccataaaactcctagaagaaagatAGGCAGTAAACTTTTTGACATTGTTCTTAATGACATATAtacactagagtcctggtgcatgtattcatgcatgggtggggtccagccagcatGCCCCAATTGGGCTAACTGACCCTGGGCCATCCCAGGGGAGGGAACGTGAGAGGTTGAATGGTCAGCACTGTTttgtaagactccctccacgttctgtgtggagtagggttcggtatctgaaagaggagccgcacaacaaatgagagaaaaagacaggagataattttgcaatattgggggaccaagcggcaagtc
The sequence above is a segment of the Myotis daubentonii chromosome X, mMyoDau2.1, whole genome shotgun sequence genome. Coding sequences within it:
- the LOC132223652 gene encoding ferritin heavy chain-like, which produces MATPPPSSERQGYHPDCEATINQQIGLELCSASVYTSIAGYFQSRAWQQGSQYFQKRALKNREQAERLMWLQSQRGGRVLLEVVPWPQQHEWDSSLMALEQALLMAKRVDQGLQHLHRLATHREDAHLCEFLESHCLHPQAAFLQELGGHISQLRQMQPPESGLEEDLLHKLTLGDGEEH